A single genomic interval of Zobellia nedashkovskayae harbors:
- a CDS encoding 3-keto-disaccharide hydrolase, producing MNSKNYFFFLAAAVFSLQITAQKHSSTPPEVSPMPMEPQMTEIWEPEVTVVTPAKTLGDAPSDAIILFDGSSLEQWSSQKDNTKPAPWKIVDNDHFEVVPGSGGISTKMKFGDCQLHIEFSAPDKVEGESQGRGNSGLFLQNRYELQILDSYNNRTYRNGQAGSIYKDHAPLVNAMRGPLEWNTYDVIYRAPRFKKDGSLDAKAEITVLHNGVLVQNHTVINGNTYYIGLHNYPSAHGDDVISLQDHGNKTQFRNIWLRKL from the coding sequence ATGAACTCAAAAAATTATTTTTTCTTCTTGGCCGCAGCAGTATTCTCATTGCAAATAACGGCTCAAAAACACTCTAGTACACCTCCAGAAGTATCACCAATGCCAATGGAACCGCAGATGACAGAAATCTGGGAACCAGAAGTTACCGTTGTAACTCCGGCAAAGACTTTGGGAGATGCACCTTCTGATGCTATTATTTTATTTGATGGAAGTAGCCTTGAGCAATGGAGCAGTCAAAAAGACAATACAAAACCTGCGCCATGGAAAATTGTAGATAATGATCATTTTGAAGTAGTACCTGGTTCAGGTGGTATAAGTACTAAAATGAAATTTGGTGATTGCCAGTTACACATTGAATTTAGCGCACCGGATAAAGTAGAAGGAGAGAGCCAAGGACGTGGGAACAGTGGTTTGTTTTTACAAAACAGATACGAGTTACAAATTTTAGATTCGTATAATAATAGAACTTACCGTAATGGACAAGCGGGTAGCATCTATAAAGACCATGCACCTTTGGTTAATGCTATGCGAGGCCCGTTGGAGTGGAATACCTATGATGTAATCTACAGAGCACCAAGGTTTAAAAAAGATGGTAGTCTAGATGCTAAGGCAGAAATTACAGTACTTCACAACGGTGTTTTGGTACAGAACCATACGGTAATAAATGGTAATACTTATTATATAGGTTTACATAACTACCCATCTGCCCATGGCGATGACGTTATTTCATTACAAGATCACGGTAACAAAACTCAGTTTAGAAATATCTGGTTAAGAAAATTGTAG
- a CDS encoding DUF2254 domain-containing protein gives MKKVLKFLQKTYREVLRSIAFYPVLISILCIVLAIVTLSLENTEIVRSIKEKIPYLFIQDYDTARSILSVFIGGIISLTVFSFSMVMVVLSQASSNFSPRLLPGLVSNSKHQIILGIYVGTLLYCIIILTSLGARGIEADTMGLSNMFAAILCVVCIGLFVYFIHTISGSIQIQNIIDRIFDKCNGYAEKELTRSDDSIIALKYIDTAGWIVLNSNKTGYFRGFDKRLLSTSIEEQENQIEVIPYLNKHLWEGMPILRIREAMSDEDLKKLLFCIDISSDRHEDDKGVGGMIKLMEIAVKAMSPGINDPGTAIDAIAKLGRLLRKFLQFPAITSQPLVNNKCILIKNNIPGSELMRIIVQPIRLYAKQDSSVMHELIGALQFISNGPNISDENRTLVLEELENVREDIKKHIGNEVDKKHLLEAFKKGIEEV, from the coding sequence ATGAAAAAAGTTCTAAAATTTTTACAGAAAACATATCGCGAGGTGTTGCGCAGTATTGCATTTTATCCTGTACTGATTTCCATACTATGCATCGTTCTGGCTATAGTTACTTTGTCCTTGGAAAATACAGAAATTGTAAGGTCTATAAAAGAAAAAATTCCATATCTGTTTATTCAGGATTATGATACAGCCCGTTCTATCCTTTCGGTTTTTATAGGAGGAATCATTTCGCTTACCGTATTTAGTTTCTCTATGGTTATGGTGGTGCTGAGCCAAGCTTCTTCTAATTTTTCACCAAGGCTTCTCCCCGGACTGGTTTCAAATAGTAAACACCAGATTATATTAGGTATCTATGTAGGCACGTTGCTGTACTGTATTATCATTTTAACTTCACTTGGCGCACGTGGTATAGAAGCAGATACCATGGGATTATCCAACATGTTTGCCGCAATACTTTGTGTTGTCTGTATAGGACTGTTTGTATACTTTATCCATACCATCTCAGGGTCCATTCAGATACAGAATATTATAGATAGAATATTTGATAAGTGCAATGGGTATGCAGAAAAGGAATTGACACGTTCTGATGATTCCATAATAGCTTTAAAATATATAGATACCGCAGGCTGGATTGTTTTAAACAGTAATAAAACCGGATACTTTAGGGGCTTTGATAAAAGATTGCTGAGTACATCTATTGAAGAACAAGAGAATCAGATAGAGGTTATTCCGTATTTAAACAAGCATTTGTGGGAAGGGATGCCAATCCTTAGAATTAGAGAGGCAATGTCTGATGAAGACTTAAAAAAACTATTGTTCTGTATTGATATTTCATCTGATAGGCATGAGGACGATAAAGGGGTTGGTGGTATGATAAAGTTGATGGAAATAGCAGTTAAAGCTATGTCTCCAGGAATTAATGACCCTGGCACTGCAATTGATGCCATTGCTAAATTGGGACGTTTGTTGCGCAAGTTCCTTCAATTTCCGGCTATTACCTCTCAGCCGCTGGTAAATAATAAATGTATTCTAATTAAGAATAACATTCCCGGAAGCGAGCTAATGCGCATCATAGTGCAACCCATTAGATTATATGCCAAACAGGACAGCTCTGTAATGCACGAGTTAATAGGTGCATTACAGTTTATATCAAACGGCCCTAATATTTCAGATGAAAATAGAACTCTCGTATTAGAGGAATTAGAAAACGTAAGAGAAGACATCAAAAAGCATATAGGCAATGAGGTAGACAAAAAACATCTTTTAGAAGCCTTTAAAAAGGGTATAGAAGAGGTTTAG
- a CDS encoding DegT/DnrJ/EryC1/StrS family aminotransferase translates to MPGFELFGDKERQQVNEVLDTGVLMRYGFDGMRKGQWKALELEKILAEKMQVKHTQLVSSGTAALTVALASAGIGAGDEVIMPTFTFVASFESILAIGAVPILVDVDDTLALSPKAVENAITERTKVVMPVHMCGSMADLKALKAICDKHDLLLLEDACQSIGGTFENKPLGSYGDLGCFSFDYVKTITCGEGGAIITNNDTYKANADHYSDHGHDHVGKDRGAETHPFLGYNFRISELHAAVGLAQVERLDEFLAIQKKNYTVLREALKDLPNVEFRRVPEGGEESYAFLTFFLPNAEIAKKAHSELGKAGVDACFYWYDNNWHYYREWQHLIEKQSLGKLSKEIHEQLPDYSKSDFSASDQWIGRTVSCLIKLGWSENEVKERAQKMAGVISKL, encoded by the coding sequence ATGCCAGGATTTGAATTATTCGGAGACAAGGAACGCCAACAAGTTAACGAGGTACTGGATACAGGAGTATTGATGCGCTACGGTTTTGACGGGATGCGTAAAGGACAGTGGAAGGCTCTTGAATTAGAAAAAATACTTGCAGAGAAGATGCAAGTGAAACATACCCAACTGGTAAGCAGCGGTACAGCTGCTTTAACCGTAGCTCTCGCAAGTGCTGGTATTGGTGCCGGCGATGAAGTTATTATGCCCACATTTACCTTTGTGGCTAGTTTTGAATCCATACTTGCAATAGGTGCTGTTCCTATTTTGGTTGATGTTGATGATACCTTGGCATTGAGTCCAAAAGCTGTTGAGAATGCAATAACAGAACGAACAAAAGTAGTGATGCCAGTGCATATGTGCGGCTCAATGGCAGATTTAAAAGCCTTGAAAGCCATCTGTGATAAACATGATTTATTGTTGTTGGAAGATGCATGTCAATCCATAGGAGGAACTTTTGAAAACAAACCATTAGGAAGTTATGGAGACTTGGGCTGTTTCTCTTTTGATTATGTAAAAACCATTACCTGTGGAGAAGGTGGAGCTATTATTACTAATAATGATACCTATAAAGCCAATGCCGATCATTATTCTGATCATGGTCATGATCATGTTGGTAAGGATAGGGGAGCTGAGACACATCCGTTTTTAGGATATAACTTTAGAATTTCTGAGTTGCATGCCGCTGTAGGTTTAGCTCAAGTTGAAAGACTGGATGAGTTTTTAGCAATTCAGAAAAAAAACTACACCGTTTTAAGGGAAGCGCTCAAAGACTTGCCTAACGTAGAATTTAGACGAGTGCCAGAAGGAGGCGAAGAGAGCTATGCCTTTTTAACTTTCTTTCTACCAAATGCAGAGATAGCTAAAAAAGCACATAGTGAATTGGGCAAAGCGGGTGTTGATGCCTGTTTTTATTGGTATGATAACAATTGGCATTATTACCGGGAATGGCAACACCTAATTGAAAAACAATCTTTAGGGAAGTTGTCAAAAGAAATTCATGAGCAATTACCTGATTATTCAAAATCTGATTTCTCAGCATCGGATCAATGGATAGGTCGTACAGTATCTTGCCTTATTAAGTTGGGATGGTCGGAAAATGAAGTAAAGGAGCGTGCACAGAAAATGGCGGGTGTAATTTCTAAACTATAG
- the rlmF gene encoding 23S rRNA (adenine(1618)-N(6))-methyltransferase RlmF has translation MSSEKQPSEKARLHSRNKNRERYDLEALKTSNPELKEFIKPNKFGAESIDFSNPKAVRLLNKALLNHYYHIKNWDFPEENLCPPIPGRADYIHHIADLLGSTNSGNIPTGDKVSCFDVGIGASCIYPIIGVTEYGWQFFGSDIDPQSIESAQQIVNSNPLLKGKVECRLQKSSRDIFRGVLSPEQKIDIVISNPPFHSSIEEAQKGTRRKIKNLSGKKVKTPELNFSGITNELIYNGGESKFIENMIWESRKFGKNCYIFSTLVSKESNLKRIYKLLEKVEATQIKTIPMGTSNKSSRIVAWSFFSKEEQIEWVETRW, from the coding sequence ATGTCTTCAGAAAAACAACCCTCAGAAAAAGCAAGACTTCATTCCCGAAACAAAAACCGGGAGAGATATGATTTAGAGGCCCTAAAGACTTCCAATCCTGAATTGAAAGAGTTTATAAAACCTAACAAATTTGGAGCAGAATCTATTGATTTCTCTAATCCTAAAGCGGTTAGGCTTTTAAATAAAGCATTGTTAAATCATTATTACCACATAAAGAACTGGGATTTTCCAGAAGAAAACCTATGCCCGCCCATACCGGGACGAGCAGATTACATTCATCATATAGCCGATTTGTTAGGTAGTACTAATTCTGGCAACATACCTACAGGTGATAAAGTGTCCTGTTTTGATGTTGGTATAGGTGCTAGTTGTATTTATCCCATAATTGGTGTTACGGAATACGGCTGGCAATTTTTCGGTTCTGATATTGACCCACAATCAATTGAATCTGCACAGCAGATTGTCAACTCTAATCCATTGCTTAAAGGTAAAGTTGAATGTAGATTACAAAAAAGTTCAAGAGATATTTTTAGAGGTGTATTATCTCCCGAACAGAAGATTGATATTGTGATTAGCAATCCTCCTTTTCATTCTTCCATTGAAGAAGCACAGAAAGGAACCCGAAGAAAAATAAAGAATCTATCCGGTAAAAAAGTAAAAACACCTGAACTGAATTTTTCAGGAATAACCAATGAGCTTATTTACAATGGAGGAGAATCTAAGTTTATTGAAAATATGATTTGGGAGAGTAGAAAGTTTGGTAAGAACTGTTATATCTTTTCAACTTTAGTTTCAAAAGAATCCAATCTTAAAAGGATTTATAAATTGTTGGAAAAAGTAGAGGCCACTCAAATCAAAACCATACCTATGGGCACAAGCAACAAATCTAGCCGTATTGTAGCTTGGTCTTTTTTCTCAAAAGAAGAACAAATAGAATGGGTTGAAACTAGATGGTAG
- a CDS encoding nitroreductase family protein, which translates to MDSIKNLEWRYAVKKFNSEKILPEDKIDCLKQAFNLTATSYGLQPITMAVIHNKELQNKLVEHSYGQQQVAQASHVLVICIQNDINEEYINRYFEQIKKVRGTSQDILDPFKNALLADFSKKEIHEIEQWSKNQAYLALGNLLTVCALEKIDSCPMEGFVPSAYDDILNLKKRGLTSVLVLPVGYRADDDMFSEFKKVRKNIEESIIEIN; encoded by the coding sequence TTGGATTCTATTAAAAATTTGGAATGGCGTTATGCCGTAAAGAAGTTCAATTCGGAAAAAATACTTCCGGAAGATAAGATTGACTGTCTAAAACAAGCTTTCAACCTTACCGCAACTTCTTATGGTTTGCAACCTATTACCATGGCCGTAATTCACAACAAAGAATTACAGAACAAATTGGTGGAACATTCTTATGGTCAACAGCAAGTAGCACAGGCTTCGCATGTGTTGGTCATTTGTATTCAAAATGACATTAATGAAGAGTATATCAACCGTTATTTTGAACAAATTAAAAAAGTAAGAGGTACGAGTCAAGATATTTTGGACCCGTTTAAAAATGCTTTACTGGCCGATTTTTCTAAAAAAGAGATTCATGAAATTGAGCAGTGGTCTAAAAATCAAGCGTATTTGGCGCTTGGAAATTTGTTGACTGTCTGTGCGCTTGAAAAAATCGATTCTTGCCCGATGGAAGGTTTTGTTCCTTCGGCCTATGACGATATACTAAATTTAAAGAAACGGGGATTAACCTCCGTCTTGGTACTTCCGGTAGGTTACCGAGCGGATGACGATATGTTCTCGGAATTTAAAAAAGTGCGAAAAAATATTGAGGAAAGTATTATTGAAATTAATTAA
- the lpxD gene encoding UDP-3-O-(3-hydroxymyristoyl)glucosamine N-acyltransferase, whose amino-acid sequence MISFSVSEINNILKGELIGNTNQIIEGAEELKKANNNQISFIGSPKYSKVWSDSKACAALVCPKSIIEPGDNRAFIRVKNVDLAMAEILSLFKPSTPVFDTDIHPTAVIHESATIGKGCKIGPNCYVGKDVELGKDVVLYPNVCVFDETIIGEGTVVWSGTVIRERCVIGSHCIFHINVSIGADGFGYRPSDDGRGLVKIPQIGNVIIGNHVEIGANSCVDRAKFSSTIIGDGCKIDNLVQVAHNSVMGRSCIMAGHSGLAGSVTLGDGVMIGGSASIKDHTTIHSGATVAAGSGVMNDVEAGKTVLGYPAQDARAMLKEWAVIRKLVKNQ is encoded by the coding sequence ATGATATCTTTCTCTGTAAGTGAAATTAACAACATTCTTAAAGGCGAATTAATTGGTAACACCAATCAAATAATTGAAGGGGCTGAGGAATTAAAAAAGGCAAATAATAATCAAATAAGCTTTATTGGGAGCCCAAAATATTCAAAAGTTTGGTCAGATTCAAAAGCCTGCGCCGCACTTGTGTGTCCTAAATCTATTATTGAACCTGGCGATAATCGCGCTTTTATTAGGGTAAAAAATGTGGATTTGGCCATGGCCGAAATTTTATCTCTCTTTAAACCCTCTACACCGGTTTTTGATACAGATATTCACCCTACAGCAGTAATACATGAATCAGCAACCATTGGTAAAGGCTGTAAAATTGGCCCAAATTGCTATGTGGGCAAAGATGTTGAATTAGGAAAAGACGTTGTTTTATACCCGAACGTTTGTGTATTTGATGAAACTATAATTGGCGAAGGAACTGTTGTGTGGTCTGGTACGGTTATACGCGAACGTTGTGTTATTGGTAGTCATTGTATTTTTCATATAAATGTAAGTATTGGAGCAGACGGGTTTGGATATAGACCTAGTGATGATGGCAGAGGCTTGGTGAAAATACCTCAAATAGGTAATGTAATTATTGGTAATCATGTTGAAATTGGCGCCAATTCATGTGTTGATAGAGCAAAATTCAGCTCCACAATTATTGGTGATGGCTGCAAAATTGACAACCTAGTACAAGTAGCCCATAATAGTGTTATGGGGCGTTCCTGTATCATGGCCGGACATAGTGGTCTTGCGGGTTCGGTTACTTTAGGAGATGGTGTAATGATTGGCGGAAGCGCCTCAATTAAAGACCATACCACTATACATTCCGGTGCTACCGTTGCAGCTGGATCAGGTGTAATGAATGACGTAGAAGCAGGAAAAACGGTTCTTGGTTACCCTGCCCAAGATGCTAGAGCTATGCTAAAAGAATGGGCAGTGATAAGAAAACTTGTTAAAAATCAATAG
- a CDS encoding response regulator transcription factor, which produces MELNILKIIVIDNDLTSHESYETYFDSYPEYSLKGIYASVKDALANYDDVAPDIIFSEVSLPEINGIEGIRLFRKKDPNVKIIMLSAQNNFDLVKKAFKNTANGYLSKPVTERALYNALDSIKSEGATMSNDIISQIISKFQRKSNEFFSERENQVIDYLSQGATYKTIAEKLFVTASAINFHVQNIYLKLDVNSKSEALRKLQELEYSNALV; this is translated from the coding sequence ATGGAATTAAACATTTTAAAAATTATCGTAATCGATAATGACTTAACCTCGCATGAATCTTATGAAACGTATTTTGACTCTTATCCAGAGTATTCCCTAAAAGGAATTTACGCTTCGGTGAAAGATGCTTTGGCCAATTATGATGATGTTGCGCCAGATATTATTTTTTCAGAAGTGTCTTTGCCAGAAATTAATGGTATAGAAGGCATTCGTCTTTTTAGAAAGAAAGACCCGAATGTAAAAATCATCATGCTCAGCGCCCAGAACAATTTTGACTTGGTCAAAAAAGCGTTCAAAAATACCGCGAATGGCTACCTATCCAAACCGGTGACTGAACGCGCCCTTTACAATGCCCTTGATTCAATCAAGTCAGAAGGCGCAACGATGAGTAATGATATTATAAGTCAGATTATTTCAAAGTTTCAGCGAAAATCGAATGAGTTTTTCTCGGAAAGAGAGAATCAGGTAATAGATTATTTGAGCCAAGGTGCTACATATAAGACCATTGCCGAAAAATTATTTGTGACTGCAAGTGCAATCAACTTTCATGTGCAGAATATCTATTTAAAACTAGATGTCAATTCCAAATCGGAAGCGCTGAGAAAGTTGCAAGAATTAGAGTATTCTAATGCACTCGTTTAA